The Pseudanabaena galeata CCNP1313 genome has a segment encoding these proteins:
- a CDS encoding ATP-binding protein, with amino-acid sequence MPKWFNTAGPCKADIHYMLSATERLPEIKQLIAQENYFVIHAPRQTGKTTAMLTLAQELTTSGEYTSVMVSAEVGSTFPNEPEKAEDIILAAWRDAADFWLPDELKPPTYNVNQPPQRIGNFLKIWSEASPRPLVIFIDEIDSLQNQTLMTVLRQLRDGFPRRPQGFPQSVALVGMRDVRDYKYASGGSDRLNTSSPFNIKVRSFTLSNFTLEDVRKLYQQHTEATGQIFTPEAVDLAFHLTQGQPWLVNAIAKEIVEYITKDPSIPITAELVNQAKEILIKRQDTHLDSLAERLREDRVRAMIQPILAGQELPDVPQDDIRYVLDLGLCTNENGLAIANPIYQEVLPRVLAYVTTASIGYLQPIWLSEQGEFLPDRLLEAFLLFWRQHGEPLFGSTPYPEIAPHLVLMAFLHRVVNGGGTLEREYAIGSGRMDICLRYGKVTLAMELKVWADKRSDPIKEGLPQLDKYLSGLSLDTGWLVIFDRRKGLPPLSDRTTTENVISPAGREIIVIRG; translated from the coding sequence ATGCCAAAATGGTTTAATACTGCTGGTCCTTGTAAAGCTGATATTCATTACATGTTGTCAGCGACTGAGCGCTTGCCTGAAATCAAACAATTAATTGCTCAAGAAAATTATTTTGTGATCCATGCGCCACGTCAGACGGGTAAAACTACAGCAATGCTGACCCTCGCGCAAGAACTCACCACTAGTGGTGAATATACATCGGTAATGGTATCGGCAGAAGTCGGGTCAACTTTCCCTAATGAACCAGAAAAAGCAGAAGATATCATTTTAGCAGCATGGCGAGATGCGGCAGATTTCTGGTTGCCAGACGAACTGAAACCACCAACCTACAATGTAAATCAGCCGCCACAGCGTATTGGTAATTTTTTAAAAATATGGTCGGAGGCTTCACCAAGACCATTGGTAATATTCATTGATGAAATAGATTCTCTACAAAATCAAACTTTGATGACTGTGTTACGACAGTTGAGGGATGGATTTCCGCGCCGTCCACAAGGATTCCCACAGTCAGTTGCTTTGGTGGGGATGCGCGATGTGCGGGATTATAAGTATGCTTCGGGAGGAAGCGATCGCCTGAATACTTCTAGTCCTTTTAATATCAAAGTGCGCTCCTTCACGCTGAGTAACTTCACCCTTGAGGATGTGAGAAAGCTCTATCAGCAGCATACGGAAGCCACAGGACAAATATTTACTCCTGAAGCTGTTGATTTAGCTTTTCATTTGACTCAGGGTCAGCCTTGGTTGGTCAATGCGATCGCTAAGGAAATTGTTGAATATATTACGAAAGATCCATCTATTCCTATTACGGCTGAGTTAGTGAATCAAGCGAAGGAAATACTCATTAAGAGACAAGATACGCATCTGGATAGCCTTGCGGAGAGACTAAGAGAAGATCGAGTCAGAGCAATGATTCAGCCTATTCTCGCTGGGCAGGAGCTACCAGATGTGCCACAGGATGATATTCGCTACGTTTTAGATTTAGGGCTTTGTACTAACGAAAATGGTTTGGCGATCGCTAATCCTATTTATCAGGAAGTGCTTCCTAGAGTGCTTGCCTATGTAACTACTGCTTCTATTGGGTATCTTCAACCAATCTGGCTTAGTGAGCAAGGTGAATTTTTGCCCGATCGCTTGTTGGAAGCGTTCTTATTATTCTGGCGGCAGCATGGAGAGCCTTTATTTGGAAGTACGCCCTATCCAGAGATTGCGCCCCATCTGGTGTTGATGGCTTTTCTGCACCGTGTTGTTAATGGTGGCGGCACTTTGGAGAGAGAATATGCCATTGGTTCGGGAAGAATGGATATCTGCTTGCGCTATGGTAAGGTAACTTTGGCAATGGAGTTGAAGGTATGGGCTGATAAAAGATCTGATCCAATTAAGGAAGGATTGCCACAGTTGGATAAGTATTTGTCAGGGTTGAGCTTAGATACAGGATGGTTAGTGATATTCGATCGCCGTAAAGGTTTGCCGCCGCTAAGCGATCGCACTACGACTGAAAATGTCATCAGTCCCGCAGGTCGAGAAATTATTGTGATTCGTGGATAG
- a CDS encoding tyrosine-type recombinase/integrase, whose amino-acid sequence MVLCKLDGDAVMSIPEPILVVYSEPPKVIATSDLRQARVDEFLASRSLQPKSRKAYQADLWTFMDWCDLAWVDVSRRKVTQFKTFLLKERELALSSVNRVLRTLKSFYRWMLLSEYVVADPTIGIQQERLPDPVAKDLEDEEVLRIYEAISLGKGVLRDRALFSILLHGLRAEEVCRLNIEDYVNGELAIKEAKWDSKGEVPLTKFGIQDLDTYLDWRREQEGELLSDSPLFVSCSNRSQGKRLTYWGIRHVMDDLAEKTGIDLHSHRGRHTFATNLIVKYELDPSLAMELTRHRDVRSFRRYTNRKNKIAAKRAFLKAAAKLE is encoded by the coding sequence ATGGTACTTTGTAAGCTAGATGGTGATGCCGTTATGTCGATTCCAGAGCCAATTTTAGTTGTTTACAGTGAACCGCCTAAAGTGATCGCCACTTCAGACTTGCGCCAAGCAAGAGTTGATGAGTTTTTAGCGTCAAGGTCTTTACAACCCAAAAGTCGTAAAGCGTATCAAGCGGACTTGTGGACATTTATGGATTGGTGCGATCTGGCTTGGGTGGATGTGAGTCGTCGTAAAGTGACACAGTTTAAAACTTTTTTGCTGAAGGAACGCGAACTGGCGTTGAGTTCGGTGAATCGAGTGCTGCGAACTCTGAAATCTTTTTATCGATGGATGTTGCTCTCGGAATATGTGGTTGCCGATCCGACGATTGGCATTCAGCAAGAGCGATTACCCGATCCTGTGGCAAAGGATTTGGAGGATGAGGAGGTATTACGGATTTATGAAGCGATCTCGCTAGGTAAAGGGGTGTTACGCGATCGGGCTTTGTTTTCGATTTTGTTGCATGGGTTGCGGGCGGAGGAGGTTTGTCGTTTGAATATTGAGGATTATGTGAATGGGGAATTGGCGATCAAAGAGGCGAAATGGGATAGTAAGGGAGAAGTGCCTTTGACGAAGTTTGGTATTCAGGATTTGGATACTTATTTAGATTGGAGGAGGGAGCAAGAGGGAGAGTTATTATCTGATAGTCCTTTATTTGTATCTTGTTCTAATCGTAGTCAGGGTAAGCGGTTGACCTATTGGGGGATTCGACATGTGATGGATGATTTGGCGGAGAAGACGGGGATTGATTTGCATTCGCATCGGGGTAGGCATACGTTTGCGACGAATTTGATTGTGAAGTATGAGCTAGATCCTTCTTTGGCGATGGAGTTGACAAGACATCGGGATGTGAGAAGTTTTAGGCGCTATACAAATCGCAAGAATAAGATTGCGGCGAAACGGGCTTTTTTAAAGGCGGCGGCGAAGTTAGAATAG